The following coding sequences lie in one Maribacter forsetii DSM 18668 genomic window:
- a CDS encoding leucine-rich repeat domain-containing protein codes for MKTLTLITLLILIFSCQPNHLFKDLENQEQVFIELSKYGLEDIPKEVGQLKNAKKLEIYVDSLEGWAIYPPLSAMDQYIDEPPFRTIPPELLELEGLEQLTLYDLDIKTLPEDLYRLKNLEYLDLSMNKLTVSKELAKLKKLKKLKCVELFGNRINKLELEKWRKENPNLQMRYGDQY; via the coding sequence ATGAAAACTCTAACCCTAATTACACTACTAATTTTAATCTTCTCTTGTCAGCCTAATCACCTTTTTAAAGATTTAGAAAATCAAGAGCAGGTCTTTATTGAGCTTTCAAAATATGGGTTAGAAGATATACCTAAAGAGGTTGGGCAATTAAAGAATGCAAAGAAATTAGAAATCTACGTTGATAGTTTAGAAGGTTGGGCTATTTATCCTCCACTGAGCGCAATGGACCAATATATAGACGAACCACCATTTAGAACCATACCACCAGAATTATTAGAACTTGAAGGTCTTGAACAACTAACGTTATATGACCTAGATATTAAAACCTTACCCGAAGATTTGTACAGACTCAAAAATCTAGAATATCTAGACCTATCAATGAATAAACTGACCGTCTCAAAAGAACTGGCCAAATTGAAAAAGCTAAAGAAACTGAAATGTGTAGAGCTGTTTGGTAACAGAATAAATAAGCTAGAATTAGAAAAGTGGAGAAAAGAAAACCCAAATCTTCAAATGCGGTATGGTGATCAATATTGA